A window of the Streptomyces griseochromogenes genome harbors these coding sequences:
- a CDS encoding LysR family transcriptional regulator, giving the protein MTLDDLRVFVAVCRAGSLSSVARDLGCTQSAVSQHVRRLERETGVALLERQPRGVIPTQAGRILEAAAAEGISGLDLAVRQLRDLLDGHSGYVRVATGATTVRHFMADAVVTFRRSHPKVNLEFRTVSSGRGSFDALADGTLDLAWITVGPPVRGIEQRTVVELPWVLAVRADDPLAGRPHLDPAELSDVRLIRLPPNSTSAAHLDGACAELGVRFGYDTSVADWDTALMLAELGVGRAVVPAVPGLPVPGDGELRLVPLPGLRPLPVGWAVRRWDALSPPARAFADTVVERRAAGAR; this is encoded by the coding sequence ATGACCCTCGACGACCTCCGCGTGTTCGTCGCCGTGTGCCGCGCGGGCAGCCTCAGTTCCGTCGCCCGGGACCTCGGCTGCACCCAGTCCGCCGTCAGCCAGCACGTCAGGCGGCTGGAGCGGGAGACCGGCGTGGCCCTCCTTGAGCGGCAGCCGCGCGGGGTGATCCCCACCCAGGCCGGCCGCATCCTGGAGGCGGCGGCCGCCGAGGGAATCTCGGGCCTGGACCTGGCGGTACGGCAGCTGCGCGATCTCCTCGACGGCCACAGCGGGTACGTCCGCGTCGCCACCGGTGCCACCACCGTCCGCCACTTCATGGCCGACGCGGTCGTCACCTTCCGCCGCAGCCACCCGAAGGTCAACCTCGAATTCCGCACGGTCAGTTCGGGCCGGGGCAGCTTCGACGCCCTCGCCGACGGCACCCTCGACCTCGCCTGGATCACCGTCGGCCCGCCGGTACGGGGCATCGAGCAGCGGACGGTGGTGGAACTGCCGTGGGTACTCGCCGTACGGGCCGACGACCCCCTTGCCGGGCGGCCCCACCTCGACCCCGCCGAGCTGTCCGACGTACGGCTCATCCGCCTCCCCCCGAACTCCACCTCCGCCGCCCACCTGGACGGCGCGTGTGCCGAGCTGGGCGTCAGGTTCGGCTACGACACCAGCGTCGCGGACTGGGACACGGCCCTGATGCTGGCCGAGCTGGGGGTGGGGCGGGCGGTCGTACCGGCCGTACCGGGCCTGCCGGTGCCGGGTGACGGCGAGTTGCGGCTCGTGCCCCTGCCGGGCCTTCGTCCGCTTCCCGTCGGCTGGGCCGTGCGCCGCTGGGACGCCCTCAGCCCTCCGGCGCGGGCGTTCGCGGACACGGTCGTCGAGCGCCGGGCCGCCGGCGCGCGCTGA
- a CDS encoding AfsR/SARP family transcriptional regulator, which produces MLKFSILGALQIRTVSGPAEISGDLQRTLVQTLLISEGQPVSGESLVEEMWGDAVPDRQANALQAHVSRLRRKLRGLEPGRADSRVTIHPSGYRLTVAEGELDADEFIRTVRQAEAASPDDAARTARLLGDALALWRGPVFGGFTAGTLCQLAGARYEEYRMRAMELRFDAELRLGRHAAVLAELAEAHTNHPLREHFCEQLMIALYCSGRQADALDVFRRMRRHLDDELGIQPSPALRQVESAILCHDPALAGDARSTLLQLA; this is translated from the coding sequence ATGCTGAAGTTCTCGATCCTCGGGGCACTGCAGATCCGTACCGTGTCCGGTCCTGCGGAGATCTCCGGCGACCTGCAGCGCACCCTGGTGCAGACCCTGCTGATCAGCGAGGGCCAGCCGGTCTCCGGAGAGAGCCTGGTCGAGGAGATGTGGGGGGACGCCGTCCCCGACCGCCAGGCCAACGCGCTCCAGGCCCATGTCAGCCGGCTGCGCCGCAAACTGCGCGGCCTGGAGCCCGGCAGGGCGGACTCCAGGGTGACCATCCACCCCTCCGGCTACCGGCTGACCGTGGCGGAGGGCGAGCTGGACGCCGACGAGTTCATCCGGACCGTACGGCAGGCCGAGGCGGCCTCGCCCGATGACGCGGCCCGCACCGCGCGGCTGCTCGGCGATGCCCTGGCGCTGTGGCGCGGCCCGGTCTTCGGCGGGTTCACGGCCGGGACCCTGTGCCAGCTGGCGGGCGCCCGCTACGAGGAGTACCGGATGCGTGCCATGGAACTGCGCTTCGACGCCGAACTGCGGCTCGGCCGGCATGCCGCCGTCCTCGCCGAGCTGGCCGAGGCACACACCAACCACCCGCTGCGGGAACACTTCTGCGAGCAGCTGATGATCGCCCTGTACTGCTCGGGACGGCAGGCCGACGCCCTCGACGTCTTCCGCCGGATGCGCCGCCATCTGGACGACGAGCTCGGTATCCAGCCATCTCCGGCCCTGCGGCAGGTGGAGAGCGCCATCCTCTGCCACGATCCCGCCCTGGCGGGTGATGCGCGATCTACGCTGCTACAACTCGCCTAA
- a CDS encoding AMP-dependent synthetase/ligase — translation MQQAVHRCTPQEPPVSTAHVVHPTDYDGAPVLVEPEIRRLDGAVREAYVPPFAPPVRHGSLADLPFDNAETAPAAIVLSRRHADGHWTDVTAADFAEQVLAVAKGLIAEGLAPGDRIAVMARTTYEWTLLDFAAWAAGLVTVPVYPTSSVFQTRWILHDSGAVALVTETAGQAAAIGPELERIPDLRHLWVMDKGHVERLAELGAQVPDGEVGVRRGMLGPDTLATLIYTSGTTGRPKGCALSHGNFFAEVDNAIELLYPIFKAKSGEDVSVLLFLPMSHVFGRMVAIACVRARVRLGHAPSLKAEDLLPDLAAFRPTCLLTIPYMLEKIFNSARAKAEAGGRVSVFDRATTVAVRYGEALEARQTGTGGGPGRALKTARSFYDPLVYRRIRTAMGGKVKYAICGGSPLGRRLAAYYAGAGIEIFEGYGLTETTAASTVTPPLKPRLGTVGWPLPGTRVRIAADGEILIAGDHVLRGYWDPQAGGVVPAAKDGWLPTGDLGELDDEGYLTITGRKKELLITAGGKSVAPAPLENWLRQHPLVSQCMLVGDGRPYVAALFTLDPDGVTHWRQMIGKHPVPPELLIGDPELETVLQRVVDEANKLVSRPESIRRFAVLPADFTEEAGHLTPSMKLRREQIMRDFAGEVESLYDNR, via the coding sequence ATGCAGCAAGCAGTCCACCGCTGCACGCCCCAGGAGCCGCCCGTGTCCACTGCTCATGTAGTCCACCCCACCGACTACGACGGCGCCCCGGTCCTCGTGGAGCCCGAGATCCGGCGGCTGGACGGCGCCGTACGGGAGGCGTACGTACCGCCGTTCGCCCCGCCCGTACGGCACGGCTCGCTCGCGGACCTGCCGTTCGACAACGCCGAGACGGCACCGGCCGCCATCGTGCTCAGCCGCAGGCACGCCGACGGCCACTGGACGGACGTGACGGCCGCGGACTTCGCCGAGCAGGTGCTCGCGGTCGCGAAAGGTCTCATCGCGGAGGGGCTGGCGCCGGGCGACCGGATCGCCGTGATGGCCCGGACGACGTACGAGTGGACGCTCCTCGACTTCGCCGCCTGGGCGGCCGGCCTGGTCACGGTCCCGGTCTACCCCACCTCCTCCGTCTTCCAGACCCGCTGGATCCTGCACGACTCCGGCGCGGTGGCCCTGGTCACGGAGACCGCGGGCCAGGCCGCCGCCATCGGCCCCGAACTGGAGCGCATACCGGACCTCAGGCACCTGTGGGTGATGGACAAGGGGCACGTGGAGCGGCTGGCCGAGCTGGGCGCCCAGGTGCCCGACGGGGAAGTGGGCGTACGCCGCGGCATGCTGGGCCCCGACACCCTCGCCACCCTCATCTACACCTCGGGCACCACCGGCCGCCCCAAGGGCTGTGCCCTCTCGCACGGCAACTTCTTCGCCGAGGTCGACAACGCCATCGAACTCCTCTACCCGATCTTCAAGGCGAAGTCGGGCGAGGACGTCTCGGTGCTGCTGTTCCTGCCGATGTCCCATGTCTTCGGCCGGATGGTGGCGATCGCCTGCGTGCGGGCCCGGGTGCGGCTCGGGCACGCGCCGAGTCTGAAGGCGGAGGACCTGCTGCCGGACCTCGCCGCCTTCAGGCCGACCTGCCTGCTGACCATCCCGTACATGCTGGAGAAGATCTTCAACTCCGCGCGCGCCAAGGCGGAGGCGGGCGGCCGGGTGTCCGTCTTCGACCGGGCGACCACGGTGGCCGTACGGTACGGGGAGGCGCTGGAGGCCCGGCAGACCGGCACCGGCGGCGGCCCGGGCCGGGCCCTGAAGACGGCCCGTTCCTTCTACGACCCCCTCGTCTACCGTCGCATCCGCACCGCCATGGGCGGCAAGGTCAAGTACGCCATCTGCGGCGGCTCACCGCTCGGCCGGCGCCTGGCCGCGTACTACGCCGGCGCCGGCATCGAGATCTTCGAGGGGTACGGCCTGACCGAGACCACCGCCGCCTCGACCGTGACCCCGCCGCTCAAGCCCCGCCTCGGCACCGTCGGCTGGCCCCTGCCCGGCACCCGGGTGCGGATCGCCGCCGACGGCGAGATCCTGATCGCGGGCGATCACGTCCTGCGCGGCTACTGGGACCCGCAGGCGGGCGGCGTCGTCCCCGCGGCCAAGGACGGCTGGCTGCCCACCGGTGACCTCGGCGAGCTGGACGACGAGGGGTATCTGACCATCACCGGCCGCAAGAAGGAGCTGCTGATCACCGCGGGCGGCAAATCGGTGGCGCCCGCGCCGCTGGAGAACTGGCTGCGCCAGCATCCGCTGGTCTCCCAGTGCATGCTCGTCGGCGACGGACGGCCGTACGTCGCCGCGCTCTTCACCCTGGACCCGGACGGCGTCACGCACTGGCGCCAGATGATCGGAAAGCACCCGGTACCGCCGGAACTCCTCATCGGGGACCCGGAGTTGGAGACGGTTCTGCAGCGGGTGGTGGACGAGGCGAACAAGCTGGTGTCCCGCCCGGAGTCCATCCGCCGTTTCGCGGTCCTGCCGGCGGACTTCACCGAGGAGGCGGGCCATCTGACCCCGTCCATGAAACTCCGCAGGGAACAGATCATGCGGGACTTCGCGGGTGAGGTGGAGAGCCTCTACGACAACCGATGA
- a CDS encoding AfsR/SARP family transcriptional regulator, whose amino-acid sequence MRFNILGALEGWHGERRLRLGSPTQERVLATLLLEPGRMVPMTRLVAAAWDDEPPQTAGHQIRKAVAALRTRIPGGSSLIVTDGAGYRAVLTDEQLDLHEFTRRSQEARQAVAAGQSAEAVGHLRACLDLWRGPVMAGTGGAVISAASAALEERHMAVAEQYFELQLELGQSGELIGPLRELITAHPLRETLRGRLMVALYRAGRQAEALEEFGRVRELLVEELGIDPGAELTRLYEAILRDSPEVAPRVPQSVADRAALLVPAPLDPPSASDPAPCTLPYDLPDFTGRDTELARLLEVGRAPAGRSTRIVGVDGMGGSGKTALAVHAAHLLAPDYPDGQLFVDLRGFSPGEKAQEPSAVLHSLLRTLGVPDDRIPDDLERRTTLWRTVSAQRRLLLLLDNAADVAQVRPLLPASEDCLAILTGRVRMLELDGAEWLSLGLLSADDSITLLTRTLGVDRTTAEPQAVDQLARLCCGLPLALRITTARLRNRPRWTVQYLVDRLADETRRLRELSAGERSVEATLRLSYQGMEEDQRVAFRLLGLHPGSAIDVHSAAALLGADVHDTEDLLELLLDNHLLEQHEAGLYGFHDLVRTYAMGVREPEDDEEGAVERLVSYYTLATDQACEILFPGRNRYSDPPEPSSAELPRLDGDGQALRWFDREHEALLAVATRAGTQGLHRTAALLARNVLFYLHLRGHYEEFRGVNTVAVSACRQLDDPVLLSLSLCNLAVGQWWLGNFHDGISTAQEALELVGSSDRRTEGFCIEVLGLLHGALGNFDEARFHLVRGIALHRDLGAHRQEAEALVNLSSVQTWTGHYAEGVRYAARATELNRRLGERSNEISSLSWLALAHLGTGEDERARACLSQALELCDDSRQPGNVAFVLAHWARVCQRLGEVSSAAEYAERALDLVSAGGTVLRQAAVVNVVGLVHLCADAPDRAMELYRRAHELASRLGYRIEIARALHGMAEAARVLGDEPTARRHQREADVLYDVMGVTEAGRRL is encoded by the coding sequence TTGCGGTTCAACATCCTCGGCGCGCTGGAAGGCTGGCACGGCGAGCGGCGGCTGAGACTCGGCAGCCCGACCCAGGAACGCGTGCTCGCCACGCTGTTACTGGAGCCCGGACGCATGGTCCCGATGACCCGGCTGGTGGCCGCCGCCTGGGACGACGAACCCCCGCAGACCGCCGGCCACCAGATCCGCAAGGCCGTCGCCGCGCTGCGCACCCGCATCCCGGGCGGCTCCTCGCTGATCGTCACCGACGGGGCCGGATACCGGGCCGTCCTCACGGACGAGCAACTGGACCTCCACGAGTTCACCCGGCGCTCGCAGGAGGCCCGGCAGGCGGTGGCCGCCGGGCAGTCCGCCGAGGCGGTCGGGCACCTGCGGGCCTGTCTGGACCTGTGGCGGGGTCCGGTCATGGCCGGCACCGGCGGCGCGGTGATCAGCGCGGCCTCGGCGGCCCTCGAGGAACGGCACATGGCCGTCGCCGAGCAGTACTTCGAGCTGCAGCTGGAACTCGGACAGTCCGGCGAACTCATCGGACCGCTACGCGAGTTGATTACCGCGCACCCGCTGCGGGAGACCCTGCGCGGACGCCTGATGGTCGCCCTGTACCGGGCGGGCCGGCAGGCGGAGGCGCTGGAGGAGTTCGGCCGGGTGCGCGAACTGCTCGTGGAGGAGCTGGGCATCGACCCGGGCGCCGAGCTGACCCGGCTGTACGAGGCCATCCTGCGCGACAGCCCCGAGGTGGCCCCGCGTGTGCCGCAGTCCGTGGCCGACCGCGCCGCCCTCCTCGTCCCCGCACCGCTCGACCCGCCGTCCGCGTCCGACCCCGCACCCTGCACCCTGCCCTACGACCTGCCGGACTTCACCGGCCGGGACACCGAGCTGGCCCGGCTGCTGGAGGTGGGCCGGGCCCCGGCCGGCCGGAGCACCCGGATCGTCGGTGTGGACGGCATGGGCGGCAGCGGCAAGACCGCCCTCGCCGTGCACGCCGCCCATCTGCTCGCTCCCGACTACCCCGACGGCCAGCTCTTCGTCGACCTGCGTGGATTCAGCCCCGGCGAGAAGGCCCAGGAGCCGAGCGCCGTCCTGCACTCCCTGCTGCGCACCCTCGGCGTCCCGGACGACCGGATACCGGACGACCTGGAAAGACGCACCACCCTCTGGCGAACCGTTTCCGCCCAGCGAAGACTCCTGCTGCTGCTCGACAACGCGGCCGACGTCGCCCAGGTACGTCCCCTGCTGCCCGCCTCCGAGGACTGCCTGGCGATCCTCACCGGCCGGGTGCGCATGCTGGAGCTGGACGGCGCGGAGTGGCTCTCCCTGGGGCTGCTGTCGGCGGACGACAGCATCACACTGCTCACGCGGACGCTCGGCGTCGACCGCACCACCGCCGAACCCCAGGCCGTCGACCAGCTCGCCCGGCTGTGCTGCGGCCTCCCGCTGGCCCTGCGCATCACCACGGCACGGCTGCGCAACCGCCCCCGCTGGACCGTTCAGTACCTGGTCGACCGGCTCGCCGACGAGACACGGCGGCTGCGGGAGCTGAGCGCCGGGGAACGCAGCGTCGAGGCCACGCTGCGGCTGTCGTACCAGGGGATGGAGGAGGACCAGCGCGTTGCGTTCCGGCTGCTGGGTCTGCACCCGGGCAGTGCCATCGACGTCCATTCGGCGGCGGCGCTGCTGGGCGCCGATGTCCACGACACGGAGGACCTGCTGGAGCTCCTGCTCGACAACCATCTCCTGGAACAGCATGAGGCGGGGCTCTACGGCTTCCACGACCTGGTACGCACCTACGCGATGGGCGTGCGGGAGCCCGAGGACGACGAGGAGGGGGCGGTCGAGCGGCTGGTTTCGTACTACACGCTGGCCACCGACCAGGCCTGTGAGATCCTCTTCCCCGGTCGCAACCGCTACAGCGATCCGCCCGAGCCGAGTTCAGCCGAACTGCCGCGGCTGGACGGCGACGGTCAGGCACTGCGATGGTTCGACCGGGAGCACGAGGCGCTGCTGGCGGTCGCCACCCGGGCAGGTACACAGGGTCTGCACCGAACTGCCGCGCTGCTGGCCCGCAACGTGCTGTTCTACCTCCATCTGCGTGGGCACTACGAGGAGTTCCGGGGCGTAAACACCGTCGCGGTCTCAGCCTGCCGACAGCTCGACGACCCGGTGCTGCTCAGCCTGAGCCTGTGCAATCTGGCCGTGGGCCAGTGGTGGCTCGGCAACTTCCATGACGGCATCAGCACCGCTCAGGAGGCCCTGGAGCTGGTCGGCAGCAGCGATCGCCGCACCGAGGGGTTCTGCATCGAGGTGCTCGGCCTGCTGCACGGGGCCCTCGGCAACTTTGACGAGGCCCGCTTCCACTTGGTCCGAGGCATCGCGCTGCACCGGGACTTGGGCGCGCACCGGCAGGAGGCCGAGGCACTGGTCAATCTCAGCTCAGTGCAGACTTGGACGGGCCACTACGCCGAGGGTGTCCGGTACGCGGCTCGGGCCACTGAACTGAACCGGCGCCTGGGCGAGCGCAGCAATGAGATCTCCTCGCTGTCCTGGCTGGCGCTGGCCCACCTCGGCACCGGTGAAGACGAGCGGGCGCGGGCCTGTCTCTCCCAGGCTCTCGAACTGTGCGACGATTCCCGGCAGCCGGGAAATGTTGCCTTCGTGCTCGCGCACTGGGCCCGGGTCTGTCAGCGCCTCGGCGAGGTGAGCTCGGCCGCGGAATACGCCGAGCGCGCCCTGGACCTGGTCTCCGCCGGCGGGACGGTGCTGCGCCAGGCCGCCGTGGTGAACGTGGTGGGCTTGGTCCACCTGTGCGCCGACGCACCCGATCGGGCCATGGAACTGTACCGCCGCGCCCACGAGTTGGCTTCCCGCCTCGGCTACCGGATCGAGATCGCTCGGGCCCTTCACGGAATGGCCGAGGCGGCACGGGTGTTGGGTGATGAACCGACGGCGCGTCGGCATCAGCGCGAGGCCGATGTTCTGTACGACGTGATGGGGGTGACGGAGGCAGGACGGCGGCTCTAG